Proteins from a single region of Rhodospirillales bacterium:
- a CDS encoding GIY-YIG nuclease family protein, with the protein MDWVVYILKCGDGSLYTGITNDFPARVAAHEAGTAAKYTKGRGPFALVYQELCEDRSAASKREMQVKKLSRAEKLQLCGL; encoded by the coding sequence ATGGATTGGGTGGTTTATATTTTAAAGTGTGGTGACGGGAGCCTGTATACGGGTATTACCAATGATTTTCCTGCACGTGTGGCAGCGCATGAGGCGGGAACGGCTGCGAAATATACGAAAGGGCGCGGGCCGTTTGCGCTTGTGTATCAAGAGCTTTGCGAGGATCGTAGCGCGGCGTCCAAGCGTGAGATGCAGGTTAAAAAATTGAGTCGGGCGGAAAAGCTGCAGCTTTGTGGGCTTTAA
- a CDS encoding SlyX family protein produces MNNTALNKVEETLAHQEQQINDLSDMVITQGRDIEALKKQIRKLQDKISSSAEDNNNEKPLSATEYAARNKPPHY; encoded by the coding sequence ATGAACAACACCGCCCTCAATAAAGTTGAAGAAACCCTCGCCCATCAGGAACAGCAGATTAATGATCTAAGCGATATGGTCATTACGCAAGGTCGTGATATCGAAGCCCTTAAAAAACAAATCCGCAAACTGCAAGACAAAATCAGCAGCTCCGCAGAAGACAATAACAACGAAAAACCGCTCTCGGCAACCGAGTACGCCGCACGCAATAAACCCCCACACTATTAA
- a CDS encoding ATP-binding cassette domain-containing protein has product MPPPLLLSVKDALVRYSETPVFENLSFNIHQGSRIALVGKNGAGKTTLMNIITGRQDLDDGERWEDVGVSIGYLHQDIIPQDGQNVFDFIFTDMKAEEKELHTYKVDIITEALHLDPQSQMTRLSGGQLRRAGLARALVEEPDILLLDEPTNHLDLEAIEWLETYLKAYRGTLMCISHDRTFLANITNQVFWLDRGQLKISPRGFKYFDEWSTALFEQEERELKNRKQSVGMEVEWASRGVKARRKRNIRRLEQMREMRDQLKADEAAYRRATAKINLKPLKDTETNSKIVAEFYNVCKSFEEDSKHIKILDKFSLRIQRGDRIGILGKNGSGKTTFLKLLLGELQPDQGRVKTRKELEFSYFDQKRSDLDPTDTLKKTLSPSGGDYIDVMGKQRHVCGYLKDFMFDPSRAQDKVSQLSGGQKNRLMLAKILASPKTCLILDEPTNDLDMDTLDMLEEILSQYKGTLIVVSHDRDFLDQTVTKILTFKGDGKIERCIGGYSDYLAQHNASVFPKPEKKNAAQKPPQEKPVEAEKPKLPVKRQRLTYKLERELKQLPAKIEKAEKEIADLSERLADADFYKRDPDGFHNATKALSEEQARLERYETRWLELEEMKESPHEQHRPQ; this is encoded by the coding sequence ATGCCGCCACCACTTCTTCTCAGCGTTAAAGACGCGCTTGTCCGTTATAGCGAAACCCCCGTATTCGAAAACCTGTCTTTCAATATCCATCAGGGCTCCCGCATCGCGCTGGTCGGCAAGAACGGCGCAGGCAAAACCACGCTGATGAACATCATCACTGGCAGGCAAGACCTCGACGATGGCGAGCGCTGGGAAGACGTCGGCGTCTCCATCGGCTATCTGCACCAGGATATTATCCCTCAGGACGGCCAAAACGTCTTCGATTTTATCTTCACCGACATGAAAGCTGAAGAAAAAGAACTTCACACCTATAAGGTCGATATTATTACCGAAGCCCTGCATCTCGACCCGCAAAGCCAGATGACAAGGCTTTCCGGCGGCCAGCTCCGCCGTGCTGGACTCGCCCGCGCGCTGGTCGAAGAACCTGACATCCTGCTGCTGGATGAGCCGACCAACCATCTCGACCTCGAAGCCATTGAATGGCTTGAAACCTATCTCAAAGCCTATCGCGGCACATTAATGTGCATCAGTCACGACCGCACCTTTCTCGCCAACATCACCAACCAGGTATTCTGGCTTGACCGCGGTCAGCTCAAAATCAGCCCGCGCGGTTTTAAATATTTCGACGAATGGTCCACCGCGCTATTTGAACAGGAAGAACGCGAACTGAAAAACCGCAAACAATCTGTCGGCATGGAGGTCGAATGGGCCAGCCGCGGCGTCAAAGCCCGGCGCAAACGCAATATCCGCAGGCTGGAACAAATGCGCGAAATGCGCGACCAGCTCAAAGCCGATGAAGCCGCCTATCGCCGCGCCACTGCTAAAATAAACCTCAAACCACTCAAGGACACCGAAACCAATTCAAAAATCGTCGCGGAATTCTATAATGTCTGCAAATCCTTTGAGGAAGACAGCAAACACATCAAAATTCTTGATAAATTCTCCCTGCGCATCCAGCGCGGCGACCGTATTGGCATTCTCGGCAAAAATGGCTCCGGCAAAACCACCTTCCTCAAACTCCTGCTCGGTGAGCTACAGCCCGACCAAGGCCGCGTCAAAACCCGCAAAGAGCTTGAATTTTCCTATTTTGACCAAAAACGCAGCGACCTGGATCCCACCGATACACTCAAAAAAACTCTCTCTCCCTCCGGCGGCGATTACATCGACGTCATGGGTAAGCAACGCCATGTCTGCGGCTATTTGAAGGATTTCATGTTCGACCCATCACGTGCACAAGATAAAGTCTCCCAGCTTTCCGGCGGCCAGAAAAACCGCCTGATGCTGGCCAAAATCCTGGCCAGCCCCAAAACCTGTCTAATTCTCGATGAACCAACCAACGATCTCGATATGGATACGCTCGACATGCTCGAAGAAATCCTCTCACAATATAAAGGCACGTTGATTGTCGTCTCCCACGACCGCGATTTTCTCGACCAAACCGTCACCAAAATTCTCACCTTCAAAGGAGATGGCAAAATTGAGCGCTGCATCGGCGGATACTCAGATTACCTCGCACAGCATAATGCAAGCGTTTTTCCCAAACCTGAAAAGAAAAATGCTGCACAAAAACCACCGCAAGAAAAACCGGTAGAAGCTGAAAAACCAAAGCTGCCAGTCAAACGCCAGCGCCTGACCTATAAACTTGAGCGCGAACTTAAACAACTCCCGGCTAAAATCGAAAAAGCAGAAAAAGAAATTGCCGATCTATCCGAAAGACTCGCCGATGCAGATTTTTACAAACGCGATCCAGACGGTTTCCACAATGCAACAAAGGCGCTCTCCGAAGAACAAGCACGGCTCGAACGCTATGAAACCCGATGGCTTGAACTTGAAGAAATGAAAGAATCACCTCATGAACAACACCGCCCTCAATAA
- a CDS encoding molecular chaperone — protein MSLKTKKTPPRNATMLQKSVWIVGICLILGFSVFMLTSQPAYAVRVSLKRVVFDESKRSEILTIINTTAEPQTYRLGWRRYRMSGGKGLSVIKEGEDDSDILWADDMIRFAPRRVTIPPGGSQQIRLLLRRPANIQQAEYRSHLWIVSESKPAKFDAEPGNKKAMRLAVQPAISLPVFVRHGDLKVETSISNAQLKRSDKGLNVAFTLDRTGNRSIYGDFDFTCTNQGEELILHQVRGIAVYTETNMRNLDFDIPLSENTAANCSSIKITYRADPNDADFAGKTLAEATATLQ, from the coding sequence GTGAGCCTGAAAACAAAAAAAACACCGCCGAGAAACGCCACAATGCTACAAAAAAGCGTATGGATCGTAGGGATATGCCTCATATTAGGCTTTAGTGTTTTCATGCTGACCAGCCAGCCAGCTTACGCCGTTCGCGTCAGCTTAAAACGGGTGGTTTTTGACGAAAGCAAACGCTCTGAAATTCTAACCATCATCAACACAACCGCCGAACCGCAAACCTACCGTTTAGGTTGGCGGCGATATAGAATGAGCGGAGGAAAAGGGCTGAGCGTTATAAAAGAAGGCGAAGACGACAGCGATATTCTTTGGGCCGATGACATGATTCGTTTTGCTCCGCGCCGAGTCACAATTCCTCCGGGAGGTTCCCAACAAATTCGCCTGCTCCTGCGCCGTCCAGCCAATATACAGCAAGCAGAATACCGCTCCCATCTTTGGATTGTTTCTGAAAGCAAGCCGGCCAAATTCGACGCAGAACCAGGCAATAAAAAAGCAATGCGCCTAGCCGTACAACCGGCCATTTCATTGCCTGTTTTTGTGCGTCACGGCGATTTAAAGGTTGAAACCAGCATTTCCAACGCCCAGCTAAAACGCAGTGATAAGGGCTTGAACGTAGCTTTTACGCTCGACAGAACAGGAAACCGCAGTATATACGGTGATTTTGACTTCACTTGTACAAATCAGGGTGAAGAGCTTATTTTGCATCAGGTGCGCGGTATCGCCGTTTACACAGAAACAAATATGCGCAACCTGGATTTTGATATTCCGTTATCAGAAAATACAGCAGCAAACTGTAGCAGCATAAAAATCACTTACCGTGCTGATCCAAACGATGCTGACTTTGCGGGAAAAACCCTCGCAGAGGCAACAGCAACCCTACAATAG
- a CDS encoding DUF4402 domain-containing protein: MRKDSQKPVPNSLKKLATGSLVTLSMFSALALRSVIASTATLPIIVRLVRAIEVTVATSLDFGTLAMDPEAAGRAAINPSLNRLILDDGNSLSLAGGTPKVGRLRIKGSAFPVSISIEDTAVHLTNGLTNVTVNNFNFVSADGGTRVTITPQAGQVSFTVPVGATLHTKPGQSEGTYVGTTRIFANFQ; encoded by the coding sequence ATGCGCAAAGATAGTCAGAAACCCGTGCCAAATAGCCTAAAGAAGCTGGCTACTGGCAGCCTTGTTACGCTGAGCATGTTCAGTGCTCTAGCCCTGCGCTCTGTAATTGCCAGCACTGCAACTTTACCGATTATCGTACGCCTTGTAAGAGCCATTGAAGTCACGGTCGCAACATCCCTAGATTTTGGCACACTGGCCATGGACCCTGAAGCAGCAGGCCGGGCCGCAATAAACCCGTCCTTAAACCGTTTAATTCTTGATGACGGAAATTCTTTAAGCCTTGCCGGCGGCACCCCGAAAGTCGGACGCTTGCGGATAAAAGGCTCCGCCTTTCCCGTATCCATAAGCATAGAAGACACAGCCGTACATTTAACCAACGGCTTGACCAACGTCACAGTAAATAATTTTAACTTCGTTTCTGCCGATGGCGGCACACGCGTTACAATTACCCCCCAAGCCGGACAAGTCTCTTTCACTGTGCCTGTTGGCGCAACACTTCACACAAAACCAGGTCAATCTGAAGGCACTTATGTTGGAACAACAAGGATTTTTGCAAATTTTCAGTAG
- a CDS encoding DUF4402 domain-containing protein → MKNSIRKVALSSATVIAAGALGSAANAATASVAIQAIVLDPVQITANNSLNFGSVTESGAGGTIIVDNGGFNSVTGGVTSIGGTIQPGTFTLKGSTGRNIQVDVANVATISSGVNTMTVNALVLYNPAGTITGDPITVTLGAATVAGFELGGTLNVGAGQAAGTYTGNVAVTAAYN, encoded by the coding sequence ATGAAGAATTCCATTAGAAAGGTCGCACTCAGTTCGGCAACAGTAATCGCCGCAGGTGCACTAGGCAGCGCAGCAAACGCGGCCACAGCAAGCGTCGCCATTCAGGCGATCGTTTTAGACCCGGTGCAAATCACCGCCAACAACTCTTTGAACTTCGGTTCCGTAACAGAATCCGGTGCTGGCGGTACGATCATAGTCGATAATGGCGGTTTTAACTCTGTAACCGGCGGCGTAACATCGATTGGCGGTACAATCCAGCCTGGAACATTTACACTTAAAGGATCCACAGGTCGTAACATTCAGGTTGACGTCGCAAACGTAGCAACGATTTCTTCTGGTGTGAACACAATGACGGTCAATGCTCTCGTCTTATACAACCCGGCAGGCACCATTACCGGCGACCCCATTACAGTAACATTGGGTGCTGCAACAGTTGCTGGCTTTGAACTTGGCGGAACACTAAACGTAGGCGCAGGTCAAGCAGCCGGTACATACACAGGCAACGTTGCCGTAACGGCAGCTTATAACTAG